The genomic DNA GgggtttagatcaaatgttgatGAAATGCATGAACAACTCACATggcttaaagttaaaaatagatttgtgtatTCGCTAATggtttttttacataacattataacaaacaaaacaccttttactTTATACACAAAACTGTCCTTTAGTACTGCTACACATCATTATCCAACAAGGCATGCAGTAGgaggagttttattttacctaaagtgaAAACCAAATCAATTCAACGTTCAGTTAAGTACagagcagtgtgtgaatggaactgtgtgtgtgtgtgtgtgtgtgtgtgtgtgtgtgtgtgtgtgtgtgtgtgtgtgtgtgtgtgtgtgaatggaactctctcccaacaACTGTTAAACACAACTCTCAGTATGGctttaaaaaatcacttaagacatatttatttcaaaggaattaaatatttaatataaaattaGTTGGTACAgggcttttgttttgttattgtatttcTTAAAATAGATTAATCTATTCGGAGTAGTGTCTTTTGTTTAATTCTTTTCTATTAATTGTGTTAACTGTAAGATTTActtatgatttgtatttttaaatgtatgtatgtgtgtgtgtaatgaaatgttatgAGTATTGTCAAGGAAAGATTGTAGGACCCCAGCAAGAAGAGCTTTTAGTGAAtactgaagctaatggggatccaaataaaacaaacaaatctatCCAACACCGGCGCCTCCGCTAGGCCGAGCTCCCTCTGGAGCTGAGATGGCGCCTGTGCAGCTGTCACGGCTCTCCGCTACTCCCACGATCCTGATATTATTCCTCCTTGACTCTAAGTCTTCACATTTGTCCTGTAATGATTCCGACTGAGCCTTGAGAGGCTCCACTTCCCGCTGCAGTGTAACGATATCATGCGTACACGAAGACAGACATCTCTCCATCTCGCCAGTGGTGCTTTTCAACGTGGCTAGCTCTGTAGTAATCGAGTTTtgataacataacataacattggCGACATAACATTGATGTCGCCTCTGAATCCCTCCATTTCCTTTTCCAGCACGCTTCTAATCTCCGACTTGATTATATGACCAATATCATCACGAAGCGACGTGAGCAGATCTTGCCTGAAAGCTTGAGTGGTTAGCGTCACGTCAGCTGGGCTAGGTTTATCACCATGGTCTGGGGATGAGCCGGGACCGCTGGGCCTCGTGGACAGAGCAGTCGCGTTGCAGGATTTAGTAGACTTGACAGCCATTGCTTTTTCGTAGGCTGACGTGCAGGAGTATTATACAACGTTAAAAATTCAGATAAAGAAATAAATTTCGTCGAAAGGTGCCTTTTGtacagaatttaaaataaaagttctGCGGAGCCGGGTCGGATGCGTCACTCCATAGCTTGCTCGCTAGTCAAAATGTAGGAACTCTTGTGCCAATCgtagacatgtaactatggagtccaTCGGACGTAAACTTTTGGCTCTGTTCACACCGACTGCAGaggaaatcaccatagcaacaagtTCTGACACAAACACCTATCATGAGACTCTTCactgttggctctatacacgctaaatgtactgttttttaaatggagtctggttggtttagaaCTAGCTACTTCCTAGCTGTTTCAGGgtaacagaaaggtcttaaatagatttttttttaggcgCAATGACTATTTTTTCTCATACTTATTATTCCGTCTGTTTtttgtcccgctactagtcccggagcgttgccaacacgcacacacacaatacatcaaAACGTGTGTCATGATCAGGAATGGGGGGCTATGACTTTTCAAAGAGATTTGCTGCGTGGGTTTcacaaaatctgcaaaaaagGTAAACTTTTTCTCATAGACTTTAATGAGAAATCTTTTGGGAAATTACTCAACCCCCCCCTCTTCTGGACCGTGCTGTaccgccatactttaacgtagaaacatgattaaaagtttaaaccaaaGACAAGACGTTGGcctttattgggctgaatggacGTTCAGAAGTTCTGCCACAAACACACCTATCATGAGACAGCTCCCTGGAGGCCGTGTTGTCCTCTCTTTGCTGGACATGTCAAAGTAAAGTCAACTCAGATCAGCTGTTACTGATATTAACTATAGACCTGTGGTGACCACGGCCTTTACTCAACCATTGTccatcaccatagcaacagagggagagaagagggagaagtGGTGTCATTGGTCAACTAACGTGTCATGGACTAACTGACCAACTGACTCCTGACCTCAACACTACCAGCTGTTTCCAGAGACGAGACATGAAGAGGAAGGAGAAGTGGTATTGGTCAGCTACCCGGTCACAATGGACCACACCCACCAGGCTCCATGTAAGTAAACACTCATTTTAGCATCTTAACACACTTCAAAGTCTACAGAAACTAAATCAAACTATGAAAAGCTCTTTTCAGTCTTCGCTACACTTTTCCCACCATGAAAAACTCCAGTATTGGTGTAACACACtttacatgtgaaaaacatTTGCGCTATATACACAGTACTTTTATAAATGAAGTCTGGTTTTGCACTAGCTACATCAGCAGTTTCTggaaaaaacatcttaaatacattttataaaaaggtGTACGGTCTTGTATTTAACTTCTAAGACATTCATTCCAAATTAACCCAGTCTCACTTTTACAAGTCCTAAGTCACTGACGCATCATACAGCATTCACGCTAGTTATGACCTGCCAACTTATAAAGAAACCTTCCTCTAACATTTTTATTAGCCTCAACATCTAAACCCTCCGAGGCAGACTGACCCCAAGCGTTGAGGTTGTTTCTTGAGAACACACAAGTCCATCAGAACTCACCAGTCCAGTTTCCAAACTGATTGTCCTGCCTAGAGTACTGTATGCATTTATACTTCAACTTAAGTAAAATTCTGTGCGTTACTTGTACAAGTACCATTATTTGAGTAAAAATTTTATACCCAGAACCAGAGTTCTCCATAAAGTTGCCATCATGGTCGACCTTAGTGTATTTCTATAATCTGATCCATTATCGATTACCAGATGCTCGTTATGTTGATCATACATTATATAACTACTGTCAATAAATCAAGAGACCAAAATGTTTTTGACTCCTTTATTCATGAGATGCAACAGCTGAGCTAGGACACAAAGACCATCAGAGGGTCGGGTCGATGATCTTGCCCATGAAGAGGATTTTCTCCGTGTTAAATTCAATGATGATGACCATGAACGGACGGTTGAACTTCAACACAGGGGCCCCGATGGACGTCAGTTCAGGTCTGGCTGCTGAGACTGCTGCTGCGTCGGCGCCGGTCTCGTCCACATCCAGCGTCGCTTGGTGCAAAACCTGCAACGCAGAGTCAGTGAGACGACAGGCGGATGAATGTGTGAAGTCAAACAGTCTGGTTTCTTACCTCTGAGACGAGCAGTCCTCGCACCTCGGAAATGCCTCTGAAGTTTGCACGGTCACTGAACATGTCCGTCATTCCCATTTCTGACAGCACATCGTTCAGGTTGTAGGAAGTCTTGATGGAGAACTTGGGAATATATACATTTTGTCTCCtgaaacatgggggggggggggggacagacatTCAGTGAAGCCACTAGGGAacaagcttcatttggccatcaggGCCTTAAACAAGGatatgctgtaaaaaaaaaagagacgccgactattctaagtgtgtgacaacattaatGATGGATCCCACAGAGATATACCTTTTAggtaaagagtaagatccttttagtttaacatgaaacagaaatcaccatcaccaaactccatgtaaataatcactacttttagcgtgtatagagcagcatatctccacatgtaaatgggtaaattaagagtttattccaaccagaccagagtggtgactgaacagtggaaagatgaaccaagacggcctAAACCAGAACTACAAACCAGCGAACAACTATAGACAATTAACCTACAATGGTTTCCTGTTCTTACCAAATGGGACATGAGCCCCGGTCTCTTGGGTGAGTCCTGAAGTACCTTATTCAGTGTCAACCTCCCACATATTGAAGCATAAAAATCCAGATTCTACCAACCTGGGCTTGGTCTCCATCCTAGCCTTCAACCATTTAGAGACGAGGTCCTGGGAGATATCGTCCTCCAGCGTTGCCATGTCGTCAGGCATCATCAAGAGCATGGAGTAGGAGCCGGTGAACGGGAGTTGAAGGATCGTGGTCTTCAGCTTGAGGTCTCGGTAGGTGCGGAAACTTGCCTCCATATTCATCATGAGGACCGGAACCTGGACAGTAACAATTTAAACGTGAAGACAGAATGAACGATGATGCGTCATTGGACTGGGACGCCTGCAACCTGGTCTCGTCAAAAACTCATTAGGGTGTTACAACTATCAGGTTGCCCCCAAATGGGCATGAAACTGTCGTACGTTTCATAATTTAATTCCCATCAGGCTCCTGCTTCAGGTCTGGCTATTACTGTGACGCAAGATTTCTTCAAAATAAAGACTGAACCTGTGTGTCGTCGTCCACGTGGAAGTGGTCCTGCTCGGTGAGGTTAGGGTCAAACCGAGTCGCCCACGTTCCTGTTAAACCACGAgcagaaataaaacaacttttggtTTGATATGTGCAACATAACCTCAGAACATGTGAGCAGATCTTCCATTATGACATCATATCACAGACAGACTAGACCTGAACCCAAGACCTTCTTACCTTTGTAGTAAATGTAGCTGATGAGATACATGACTGTGCTTGGATCCAGGTTTTCCACCAGCTGGTCAATCTTCCCGTTGGTCTTCTCCTCCACGTACTCATTGATAGTTTCAGCACTTTGTTCGGCTTTGGTGAAGTCCACGTTGAACCCGTCTGCGTAGTACGACTGCTTCAGGGTCTGCAGGAACTCTCGCTTTGGCCTGAAGCGGTTGTCCAGGTACACGGCGGTCCCTTCACTGGAGTCCCCCTGGAATGGGTTGTTGGCCCCCTGGAGGAGTGTCTTGAAGGCCTGGTTCACATCTTTCTGGGTCAGGGAGTTGCTGAAGCCCAGACCATTGAAAATCTGGCGGAGCGTCCTCCCCTGCGCTCCCACGGACAACGCAGCCAAGGCGGTGGACACGCAGATCGGGGAGAAGAGGATGTTCTGTCCCTGGGAGTCGGCGTGAGCTGCTAGCTTCCTGTAGAGGCTGAAGGAAAACTCCCGGTTGGCGTCATTCACCAGAGAGACGCTGTTGGCGCTCTCCACGCAGATCACCGCTGAGAGGACCCAGAGAACCACGGCTGTACGCATCCTCATCATGAACTAAGACAAAAGATTACAAGTTCAGCTCCATGGTTTTAAGGAGGAAACTGATTGTACTGGAGGGATTTTCAGGAGTTCAGTATAATGTGACTGAGGAGTACGTGGGCTGTTAAATTACTCCTAAAGAAATCGGAGTAAAGGCCAATATTCATCATGTTATTTAAGTACATGCACTTTTGTACCACCAACTATCCTGTTATAATTTCATATTCAGTATCCtagtatttaatttatagtCTGTGCAAGTgactttgctgctgtaacatttGACGTGAGCAAAACCCTTTGAACAGGATTCACCTCTCTGCCTAACCCAGGAAAAACTCAATGAACATTGACCGTCATTACTCACTTCACACCATAGGAAGTTAGAGAAATAAGCTAAACAACACCACAGATACTCATCAAACCCCTTACCAAAACTTAAAACTGTACAAAACATGTGAATCTCCCTAAACAATTGCCCCAGTCCTGACTCAGAAAGTCCCAACTCTTACCTCTCGACCAGAGAAACAACTCGATGCTAATTAGCTCGACCAACTGGTGAATACCAATTAGCCGTAAAGTAACTGAAGTCTAACTCAAACTGTGGACGTGAGGGTGGAGAGAGCGatgaccagaactgaacctccAGCCCTCTTTAAAGGACAGAGAGACAATCAAGGTAATGTGGACCAGGTGTAGACCAGCAATCAAGCTAATGTGGACCAGGTGTAGACTAGCACACCTCTGCCtgcctcctgtctgtctgtgtgtgtgtctgtgtgtgtgtgtgtgtgtgtgtgtgtgtgtgtgtgtgtgtgtgtgtaattaagtGTGTAACAGGCCGTGCCATCCCATGCTGCAGATCAGATGGAAACTGGAAGTCCCGCCCAGTTCCTGGAGGAGGAAGCCGATTGGTAGGGCGAGCTCAACTGACGGGCCAATCAAGGAGAGCCACTGAAGTCTTCCACCAGTTAAAGAGcctgattggctgcagctgcCAGACCAAGAAACTGTGTGTATACTGGGCAATAGCAGCAATGACTATTGTTTCTCATACTTGTtattttggctgttttttgtcccgctactagtcccggagcgttgtcaacacgcacacacacaatgcatcaAAACGTGTGTAATGATCAGGAATGGGGGGCTATGACTTTTCAAAGAGATTTGCTGCGCGGGTTTCACAAAATCgccaaaaaacagcaaacatttCCTCATAGACTTTGATTGGAATTTTTCACAAAATCGCTCCaaaccccccctctttgggaccgtgctgtatctccatactttaacgtagaaatatgattaaaagtttaaaccaaagacaagactttggcgttaattgggctgaatgggcgttttCCTCAAAATTTCCCcaaaatcccagtttacgtatcgtcctgttttcagaccgtctcagattttccaatgtgtgtgtatgtggtggatgGTGAGAGATGGGGGGGGCTGTAGTATGGATCTCTGGAAGTTTCCCAAAGAAAtggctctctctcctccagttgtCAGTCTTCAGACATCAtggttggtcaaaatgtaggaaatctttTGCCGGttgcagacatgtaactatggagtctatcggacgTAAACTTTTGGCTCTGTTCACACCGACTGCCGATAGATACTAAGTTACcggtaagggtattatactgaacctgtcctgtagggtaacattacagcttgtttctacctgatgatgaacatctgtcctgtagggtacgttacagcttgtttctacctgatgctgaacatctgtcctgtagggtaacattacagcttgtttctccctgatgatgaaatctgtcctgtagggtaacattacagcttgttctccctgatgatgaacatctgtccgtagggtaacattacagcttgtttctacctgatgatgaacatctgtcctgtagggtaacattacagcttgtttctacctgatgatgaacatctgtcctgtagggtaacattacagcttgtttctactgatgatgaacatctgtcctgtagggtaacattacagcttgtttctacctgatgatgaaatctgtcctgtagggtaacattacagcttgtttctacctgatgatgaacatctgtcctgtagggtaacattacagcttgtttctacttgatgatgaacatctgtcctgtagggtaacattacagcttgtttctacctgatgatgaacatctgtcctgttgggtaacattacagcttgtttctacctgatgatgaacatctgtcctgtagggtaacattacagcttgtttctacttgatgatgaacatctgtcctgtagggtaacattacagcttgtttctacctgatgatgaacatctgtcctgtagggtaacattacagcttgtttctccctgatgatgaacatctgtcctgtagggtaacattacagcttgtttctacctgatgatgaacatctgtcctgtagggtaacattacagcttgtttctacttgatgatgaacatctgtcctgtagggtaacattacagcttgtttctacctgatgatgaacatctgtcctgtagggtaacattacagcttgtttctacctgatgatgaacatctgtcctgtagggtaacattacagcttgtttctccctgatgatgaacatctgtcctgtagggtaacattacagcttgtttctacctgatgatgaacatctgtcctgtagggtaacattacagcttgtttctccctgatgatgaacatctgtcctgtagggcaacattacagcttgtttctccctgatgatgaacatctgtcctgtagggtaacatctgtcctgtagggtaacattacagcttgtttcacaccatcaaaggaaaataaacacatacgaCAGGTGATGTCCTTTTTTCATGCAAAgcttgtgattttatttttataatcatATAAAACCGTCCCCTGAAATATGGCACTCTCACTTTCTTCATCAACACACCGACGATCGGGAAAGAAAGAGACGAAGACTTCATTCTACCAGGAAACGGGTTGTGATGCAAATCTGGATTCATAACGAGAATATTAAAACAGAACAAGCCCCAAACACCTGGGAGAACGCTAAAGTACATCCTCCTTCCGTCCTTCCGTATGCTAAAGTACATCCTCCTTCCGTATGCTAAAGTACATCCTTTACCCGTTACAGCAAACGATCCagaatcaaaaacattttatcctGAAAATACAATCTGCTTCTTTAGACTtctttacatatatttat from Etheostoma spectabile isolate EspeVRDwgs_2016 unplaced genomic scaffold, UIUC_Espe_1.0 scaffold00009714, whole genome shotgun sequence includes the following:
- the LOC116679184 gene encoding alpha-1-antitrypsin-like protein CM55-MS — translated: MMRMRTAVVLWVLSAVICVESANSVSLVNDANREFSFSLYRKLAAHADSQGQNILFSPICVSTALAALSVGAQGRTLRQIFNGLGFSNSLTQKDVNQAFKTLLQGANNPFQGDSSEGTAVYLDNRFRPKREFLQTLKQSYYADGFNVDFTKAEQSAETINEYVEEKTNGKIDQLVENLDPSTVMYLISYIYYKGTWATRFDPNLTEQDHFHVDDDTQVPVLMMNMEASFRTYRDLKLKTTILQLPFTGSYSMLLMMPDDMATLEDDISQDLVSKWLKARMETKPRRQNVYIPKFSIKTSYNLNDVLSEMGMTDMFSDRANFRGISEVRGLLVSEVLHQATLDVDETGADAAAVSAARPELTSIGAPVLKFNRPFMVIIIEFNTEKILFMGKIIDPTL